A stretch of Blautia liquoris DNA encodes these proteins:
- a CDS encoding FtsK/SpoIIIE family DNA translocase: protein MAKTKKRKTTNMKSSTKKKSSARGKTRKKNKKQNERGIRLEISALLVLAGCLLLMLANFGLGGALGGAVSSFFFGLFGLSSYAFPIVLFVGTAFVIANWDSHLLIRKMCGSIAFFAMFCGFLQLLTIGYERGASVIDYYTDSSAGRLGGGILGGILVKWLGFAFGKIGAYIVLVTGMVIAAIVATQRPLLETARRSGTKVLSTAKIQRKKLTETIRIQKEEKAKTKEKQDTKPDENLQSEEEAEETIHERFPDFVITRSEEPIQTYADDTLKEAVYEDHAETAAAQIPEIERERGKSAKSVIEGKSFDIQDMKEEVSVTNNKKKPKYKYPPVSLLKRGKGGKLGDSDSQLKATANKLQETLDSFGVNVTVSNVSCGPTVTRYELQPEHGVKVSKIVNLADDIKLNLAAADIRIEAPIPGKAAVGIEVPNSTNSTVMLRDLLDTPEFRKSSSNLAFAVGKDIAGEPVITDIAKMPHLLIAGATGSGKSVCINTLIMSILYKSSPDDVKLIMIDPKVVELSVYNGIPHLFIPVVTDPKKAAGALNWAVSEMTDRYNKFADYHVRDIKGYNAKVEKAIPVEGQEIPEKLPQIVIIVDELADLMMAAPGEVEDAICRLAQLARAAGLHLIIATQRPSVNVITGLIKANMPSRIAFSVSSGVDSRTILDMNGAEKLLGKGDMLFYPQGYQKPARLQGSFVSDKEVADVVKYLSENSKDISYDEELQQKIEESSPVGTATCESAGNNQDKYFVDAGKFIIEKDKASIGMLQRMFRIGFNRAARIMDQLHGAGVVGPEEGTKPRKILMTLEEFEEYLKQQD, encoded by the coding sequence GGACTGTCTTCCTATGCATTTCCCATTGTGCTTTTTGTCGGTACAGCATTTGTGATTGCAAATTGGGACAGCCATCTGCTTATCCGAAAAATGTGTGGGAGCATAGCGTTCTTTGCCATGTTCTGTGGATTTCTCCAACTGCTGACCATTGGATATGAGAGGGGTGCCTCTGTCATAGATTATTATACGGACAGCTCAGCCGGCAGACTCGGCGGTGGAATTCTCGGTGGAATTCTTGTTAAGTGGCTCGGCTTTGCGTTTGGAAAAATTGGAGCGTATATAGTTTTGGTGACAGGAATGGTTATCGCTGCGATCGTGGCAACTCAAAGACCTCTCCTTGAAACAGCACGCAGATCGGGAACTAAAGTTTTGTCAACTGCGAAAATTCAGCGTAAAAAGCTCACGGAAACAATAAGAATTCAAAAAGAAGAAAAAGCTAAGACGAAAGAAAAACAAGATACAAAACCGGATGAAAACTTGCAGTCAGAAGAGGAGGCAGAAGAAACAATACATGAACGGTTTCCGGATTTTGTAATAACCAGAAGTGAAGAACCTATACAAACGTATGCAGATGATACTTTGAAAGAGGCGGTATATGAAGATCATGCGGAAACTGCAGCTGCACAGATACCGGAGATAGAAAGGGAGAGAGGTAAATCTGCAAAATCCGTAATAGAAGGAAAATCATTCGACATACAGGATATGAAAGAAGAGGTTTCAGTTACAAACAATAAAAAGAAACCGAAATATAAATACCCTCCAGTATCACTTTTAAAAAGAGGAAAAGGGGGTAAGCTGGGTGATTCAGACAGTCAGTTGAAAGCTACAGCCAATAAGCTCCAGGAAACTCTCGACAGTTTCGGTGTCAATGTGACCGTTTCAAATGTAAGCTGTGGGCCCACTGTGACGAGATACGAACTTCAGCCAGAGCATGGAGTGAAAGTAAGCAAAATTGTAAATCTTGCCGATGATATTAAGCTCAATCTGGCCGCGGCAGATATTCGAATTGAAGCTCCGATTCCGGGCAAGGCAGCTGTGGGTATTGAGGTGCCAAATTCAACGAATAGTACGGTAATGCTAAGAGATCTGCTGGACACTCCAGAATTTCGAAAATCCTCATCAAATCTCGCATTCGCTGTTGGAAAGGACATTGCTGGGGAACCCGTGATTACGGACATCGCAAAGATGCCTCATCTGCTAATTGCAGGTGCGACAGGATCTGGTAAATCCGTCTGTATCAATACCTTGATTATGAGCATATTATATAAATCCAGTCCGGATGATGTAAAACTTATCATGATTGATCCCAAGGTGGTGGAACTTTCAGTGTATAACGGAATTCCACATCTGTTTATACCCGTAGTTACTGATCCCAAAAAAGCTGCCGGTGCACTGAACTGGGCAGTATCTGAGATGACAGATCGCTATAATAAATTTGCCGATTATCACGTTCGTGATATCAAAGGATATAATGCAAAAGTTGAAAAAGCGATACCTGTCGAAGGACAGGAAATACCCGAGAAACTTCCACAGATTGTAATTATTGTGGATGAGCTTGCAGATCTTATGATGGCTGCTCCCGGTGAAGTAGAAGATGCAATCTGCCGTCTGGCACAGCTGGCAAGAGCCGCAGGTCTGCATCTGATTATAGCGACACAGAGACCTTCTGTGAATGTAATCACTGGTCTGATTAAGGCGAATATGCCATCCAGAATTGCTTTTTCGGTATCATCCGGTGTGGATTCGAGAACAATTCTGGATATGAATGGAGCAGAGAAACTTCTCGGAAAGGGCGATATGCTCTTTTATCCTCAGGGGTATCAGAAACCGGCCAGACTGCAGGGCTCTTTTGTATCAGACAAAGAGGTGGCTGATGTGGTAAAGTACCTCTCGGAAAACTCCAAAGATATTAGTTATGATGAAGAACTTCAGCAGAAAATTGAAGAAAGTTCCCCAGTTGGGACAGCTACCTGCGAGTCCGCAGGCAATAACCAGGATAAATATTTTGTTGATGCAGGAAAGTTTATTATTGAAAAAGACAAAGCGTCGATTGGTATGCTCCAGAGGATGTTTCGAATTGGATTTAACCGTGCTGCCAGAATTATGGATCAGCTGCACGGGGCAGGTGTAGTCGGACCAGAAGAAGGGACTAAACCGCGTAAGATTCTAATGACTTTGGAGGAATTCGAGGAATATCTGAAACAGCAGGATTAG
- a CDS encoding sulfide/dihydroorotate dehydrogenase-like FAD/NAD-binding protein, with product MYKILNAEKLASNIISMDIEAPRIAKHCLPGQFLIVKVDEVGERIPLTICDYDSDKGIVTIVFQPIGASTRRMADFHAGDFFEDVVGPLGQPSEFTKMDIDELKKKKIVYVAGGVGTAPVYPQLKWLYEHGITADAIVGAKTKDLIILEDKLKEVSNLYLTTDDGSYVRKGMGTDVLRDLVENQGKHYDVCVAIGPMIMMKFVCVLTKELEIPTIVSMNPIMVDGTGMCGACRLLIDGEVKFACVDGPEFDGHKVDFDLAMKRQQMYKTDEGRALLEEEEGDTHHGGCGLCGGDK from the coding sequence ATGTACAAGATTCTTAATGCAGAAAAATTGGCTTCGAATATAATTTCAATGGATATTGAAGCTCCACGAATTGCAAAGCACTGTCTGCCGGGACAATTTTTGATTGTGAAGGTGGATGAAGTAGGGGAGCGTATCCCGCTTACAATCTGTGATTACGATTCCGATAAAGGGATCGTGACAATTGTCTTCCAGCCTATTGGTGCTTCTACCAGAAGAATGGCGGATTTTCATGCAGGAGATTTCTTTGAAGATGTGGTCGGACCATTGGGACAACCTTCAGAATTCACTAAGATGGATATAGATGAACTCAAAAAAAAGAAAATTGTTTATGTCGCCGGTGGTGTTGGAACTGCACCTGTTTATCCTCAGTTAAAGTGGCTTTATGAGCATGGCATCACAGCAGATGCGATTGTCGGAGCAAAGACTAAAGACCTCATTATTCTGGAAGATAAATTGAAAGAAGTGTCTAACCTCTACCTGACCACTGATGATGGATCTTATGTCAGGAAAGGTATGGGGACTGATGTTCTGCGTGACCTTGTGGAGAATCAGGGAAAACATTATGATGTCTGCGTGGCAATTGGGCCTATGATCATGATGAAATTTGTATGTGTTCTGACAAAAGAACTGGAAATTCCTACGATTGTCAGCATGAATCCCATTATGGTGGATGGGACTGGCATGTGCGGAGCCTGTCGTCTTCTCATTGACGGAGAAGTTAAGTTTGCCTGTGTCGATGGACCAGAATTCGATGGACATAAGGTGGACTTTGATCTTGCCATGAAACGTCAGCAGATGTATAAGACCGATGAGGGAAGAGCGTTACTGGAAGAAGAGGAAGGTGATACACATCATGGTGGATGTGGACTGTGTGGAGGTGACAAATAA